In Chelonia mydas isolate rCheMyd1 chromosome 10, rCheMyd1.pri.v2, whole genome shotgun sequence, a single window of DNA contains:
- the SSTR5 gene encoding somatostatin receptor type 5, which translates to MDPLYFSSAFGMEVSAQDVNSSSLMNMTGNRTMPGLPVSKDVHTVLISIIYLLVCAIGLSGNTLVIYVVLRYAKMKTVTNIYILNLAVADVLFMLGLPFLATQNAISYWPFGAFWCRLVMTVDGINQFTSIFCLTVMSMDRYLAVVHPIKSTKWRRPRVAKLISTTVWTFSFLVVLPVIIFSDVQEHLHTCNMNWPEPVNIWSAAFIIYTSVLGFFGPLMVICLCYLLIVIKVKSSGVRVGSTRRRRSERKVTRMVVIIVVVFVFCWLPFYILNIVNLISTLPEEPGLLGVYFFVVVLSYANSCANPILYGFLSDNFKQSFQKVLCLRKGNGVEDGDPIKHRQENSSRLQEAMLTQRNMEFNGHMQTSKV; encoded by the coding sequence ATGGATCCTTTATATTTTTCCAGTGCTTTTGGCATGGAGGTCAGTGCCCAAGATGTAAATTCCTCCTCTCTGATGAACATGACGGGCAATAGGACTATGCCAGGACTGCCTGTGTCCAAAGACGTTCACACAGTTCTTATCTCTATCATATATCTCCTTGTATGTGCAATCGGGCTCAGTGGGAACACCTTGGTCATTTATGTGGTTTTGCGTTATGCCAAGATGAAAACAGTCACCAACATTTACATCTTGAATTTAGCAGTAGCCGATGTACTCTTCATGCTTGGCTTGCCGTTCCTGGCTACTCAGAACGCCATCTCTTACTGGCCCTTTGGCGCCTTTTGGTGTCGGCTCGTTATGACCGTAGACGGCATTAATCAATTCACCAGTATCTTTTGCTTGACTGTCATGAGTATGGATCGCTACCTTGCAGTAGTTCATCCCATCAAGTCCACCAAATGGCGGCGTCCAAGGGTGGCCAAACTGATCAGTACAACAGTCTGGACTTTCTCATTCTTGGTGGTTCTTCCAGTCATTATATTTTCAGATGTTCAGGAACACCTTCACACCTGCAACATGAACTGGCCAGAGCCAGTAAACATATGGTCAGCAGCCTTCATCATTTACACATCGGTTTTAGGATTTTTTGGACCCCTGATGGTGATCTGCCTCTGTTACTTGCTGATCGTGATTAAGGTCAAGTCTTCTGGGGTCCGAGTTGGGTCTACAAGGCGCAGACGGtcagagaggaaagtgaccaggatgGTGGTCATCATTGTGGTTGTCTTTGTGTTTTGCTGGCTCCCATTTTATATACTGAACATTGTCAATTTGATATCCACCTTGCCAGAAGAACCTGGGTTACTTGGTGTTTACTTCTTTGTGGTGGTTCTGTCCTATGCAAACAGCTGTGCCAACCCCATACTTTATGGATTTCTTTCTGACAACTTCAAGCAGAGTTTTCAGAAAGTTTTATGTCTCCGGAAGGGGAATGGTGTTGAAGACGGAGATCCAATCAAGCACAGGCAGGAGAACAGCAGCCGCTTGCAAGAAGCAATGCTAACCCAGAGAAACATGGAATTCAATGGACATATGCAGACAAGTAAGGTGTAA